In Psychrobacter immobilis, a single genomic region encodes these proteins:
- a CDS encoding CrcB family protein — protein sequence MQWLAIGLGAAIGACLRAWLARFNPLHHWIPLGTLGANVLGGLLIGLALVWFERVGSSLSPNVRLFVITGFLGGLTTFSTFSAEVFTFINAGKLLAGLGLVGLHVGLTLLATAIGFYFFKLVL from the coding sequence ATGCAGTGGCTTGCTATTGGACTAGGGGCTGCCATTGGGGCTTGCCTGCGGGCATGGTTGGCTCGCTTTAATCCGCTGCACCACTGGATACCCCTTGGGACGCTTGGTGCTAATGTATTGGGTGGACTATTAATAGGGTTGGCACTGGTGTGGTTTGAGCGCGTGGGCAGCAGTTTATCGCCCAATGTCCGACTATTTGTGATTACCGGTTTTTTGGGCGGATTGACCACTTTTAGTACTTTTAGTGCAGAAGTTTTTACCTTTATCAATGCTGGTAAACTACTAGCAGGTTTGGGATTGGTTGGGCTACATGTGGGACTGACGTTACTAGCAACCGCTATCGGATTTTACTTCTTTAAGCTGGTTTTATAA